In Thermoflexus sp., the following proteins share a genomic window:
- a CDS encoding EthD family reductase — MVKVITLYRTPADAGAFERWYVQHLARIERIPHLRRLEVSRIWGTPLGASPFHLMVEMYFDDRAAMEAALRSPEALEASADLSRFMAGQVLVMFADAFEEERSRE; from the coding sequence ATGGTGAAGGTCATCACGCTGTATCGCACCCCCGCGGATGCCGGGGCCTTCGAGCGGTGGTATGTGCAGCATCTGGCCCGCATCGAGCGGATCCCGCATCTCCGCCGGCTGGAGGTTTCCCGGATCTGGGGGACGCCCCTCGGCGCTTCCCCGTTCCATCTGATGGTGGAGATGTATTTCGACGATCGGGCCGCCATGGAAGCCGCATTGCGTTCGCCGGAGGCCCTGGAAGCCTCCGCGGACCTGTCGCGCTTTATGGCCGGACAGGTGCTGGTGATGTTCGCGGATGCGTTTGAGGAGGAGCGATCGAGGGAATGA
- a CDS encoding MBL fold metallo-hydrolase → MIEIVFLGTSASAPSIRRGLPAHVVMFEDRRFLVDCGEGTQRQLLKSGLGFRRLETVLLTHAHLDHILGLAGFLSTVMRWEILPRVAIYGRRGAIERVKDLIYRVVLRGVRPSIEISFHVIEPGLLFDDEKFSVYAFPVSHRGGDSLGYLFREKPRRPFLVEKAEALGIPPGPERRRLVQGYPVTLPDGRVVTPEEVLGPPVEGASLALVGDAGRVDDLVEAVQGVGALVIEATYLEPDRELARRHDHITAAEAGWLARAAQVGHLILTHLSRRYREREIRQEAQAFFPHVWVARDFDRYRIMKGGHLEVERAEAHEIEEERDVLAESERAGAGHRGL, encoded by the coding sequence ATGATCGAGATCGTCTTCCTGGGAACTTCCGCCTCCGCGCCATCCATCCGCCGTGGGTTGCCGGCCCATGTGGTGATGTTCGAGGACCGGCGATTCCTGGTGGATTGTGGGGAGGGCACCCAGCGGCAATTGCTGAAGAGCGGCCTGGGCTTCCGCCGCCTGGAGACTGTCCTGCTGACCCATGCCCATCTGGATCACATCCTGGGCCTGGCGGGGTTCCTCTCCACGGTGATGCGCTGGGAGATCCTCCCGCGGGTGGCCATCTATGGCCGCCGCGGCGCCATCGAGCGGGTCAAGGACCTGATCTACCGGGTGGTCCTGCGGGGCGTGCGGCCCTCCATAGAGATCTCGTTCCACGTCATTGAGCCCGGCCTGCTGTTCGATGATGAGAAGTTCAGTGTTTACGCCTTCCCGGTGAGCCATCGGGGGGGAGATAGCCTGGGGTATCTCTTCCGGGAGAAGCCGCGGCGTCCCTTCCTGGTGGAAAAGGCGGAAGCTCTGGGGATCCCACCCGGCCCGGAGCGGCGCCGCCTGGTGCAGGGGTATCCGGTCACCCTGCCGGATGGGCGGGTGGTGACGCCGGAGGAGGTGCTGGGGCCGCCGGTGGAGGGCGCCTCGCTGGCCCTGGTGGGCGATGCCGGACGGGTGGACGATCTGGTGGAGGCGGTGCAGGGGGTGGGGGCCCTGGTGATTGAGGCGACGTATCTGGAGCCGGATCGGGAGCTGGCCCGTCGTCACGACCACATCACGGCGGCGGAGGCGGGATGGCTGGCCCGGGCCGCTCAGGTGGGGCACCTCATCCTGACCCATCTCTCCCGGCGGTATCGGGAGCGGGAGATCCGACAGGAGGCGCAGGCCTTTTTCCCCCATGTCTGGGTGGCCCGGGATTTCGATCGTTATCGCATTATGAAGGGCGGCCATCTGGAGGTGGAGCGGGCAGAGGCTCATGAAATCGAGGAGGAGCGGGATGTCCTTGCGGAAAGCGAGCGTGCTGGAGCTGGCCACCGCGGCCTATGA
- the rtcA gene encoding RNA 3'-terminal phosphate cyclase has protein sequence MSMVVLDGSYGEGGGQILRSALALSALTGRPVRVENIRARRPNPGLQAQHLSAVKAAAMLCRAQVQGAALGSTTLTFVPQSPPSPGTYVVDVGAARPGGSAGSVTLILQAILLPLAYAPGTSRVTLRGGTHVPWSPPFHYVRDVWLPCLSRMGLHAEVHLERWGWYPVGGGEIQLYVHGPLEGEGLYRLQPIVLDQRGPLRRLWGWAAVSHLPLEIAKRMAGRANRLLREAGLPDDVEAIQVESPGPGTGIFLIAEYAHIRAGASAYGKKGVPAEKVAEEAVAELLAFHRSNAAVDPHLADQLILPLALSPGASRFTTSRITGHLLTSVWVACHFVGDRFEVIGEEGEPGEVRVHPL, from the coding sequence TTGTCGATGGTGGTGCTCGATGGAAGCTATGGAGAGGGCGGCGGACAGATCCTGCGCTCGGCCCTGGCCCTCTCCGCCCTCACCGGGCGGCCGGTGCGGGTGGAGAACATCCGGGCTCGCCGCCCGAACCCGGGCCTGCAGGCGCAGCATCTCAGCGCGGTGAAAGCGGCTGCCATGCTCTGCCGCGCCCAGGTTCAGGGGGCGGCCCTGGGCTCGACGACGCTTACCTTTGTCCCTCAGTCCCCCCCTTCCCCGGGCACCTATGTCGTGGATGTCGGGGCGGCCCGTCCGGGAGGGAGTGCCGGCTCCGTGACGTTGATCCTGCAGGCCATCCTCCTGCCCCTGGCGTATGCGCCCGGGACATCGCGGGTGACGCTGCGGGGCGGCACGCATGTGCCCTGGAGCCCGCCGTTCCACTATGTGCGGGATGTGTGGCTGCCGTGCCTGAGCCGGATGGGGCTCCATGCCGAAGTCCATCTCGAGCGCTGGGGCTGGTATCCGGTGGGCGGCGGCGAGATCCAGCTCTATGTCCACGGCCCGCTGGAGGGAGAGGGGTTATACCGCCTGCAACCGATCGTCCTGGATCAGCGGGGGCCGCTTCGTCGATTGTGGGGATGGGCGGCGGTCTCCCATCTGCCGCTGGAGATCGCCAAACGGATGGCGGGGCGGGCGAACCGGCTGTTGCGGGAGGCCGGCCTCCCGGATGACGTGGAGGCGATCCAGGTGGAGAGCCCGGGGCCGGGGACGGGGATCTTCCTGATCGCGGAATACGCCCACATCCGGGCGGGCGCTTCCGCCTACGGCAAGAAGGGGGTGCCGGCGGAGAAAGTGGCGGAGGAGGCCGTGGCGGAGCTGCTGGCCTTCCACCGCTCGAACGCCGCGGTGGACCCGCACCTGGCGGATCAGCTGATCCTCCCGCTGGCTCTCTCGCCGGGCGCCTCCCGTTTCACCACATCCCGCATCACCGGTCATCTGCTCACCAGCGTCTGGGTCGCCTGCCATTTCGTGGGGGACCGGTTCGAGGTGATCGGGGAAGAGGGTGAGCCGGGCGAAGTGCGCGTTCATCCTCTGTAG
- a CDS encoding penicillin acylase family protein gives MARSRLFRLDGLQAPVEIRFDEWGIPHIEARTLLDLFFAQGFVHGRDRGWQMRFNRLVALGRLSEVFGPMGLEMDRFARGIGWAEHARAGLQRLPADPRRLLEAYAAGVTAAFRGGPAGPEDRLIPLPDFPWAPEHSAAWGLMIAWSLSWNWDSELCRVAMARALGERAADLEPEAIFGETALFPETMGIEPMAERLLGMYAALARWLGPREGIGSNNWVVAGSRTATGFPILANDPHLPLSLPSIWYEQHLVCEPEGFAVAGVTAPGLPGVVLGHNHAIAWGATAVIADTQDWFIERFDPEDPLRYETPDGWARVEVREIEIRVRGKRAPERFCVRVTRHGPVLTDGLPEYEPGGIPWPQLGLALAWAGAQAETWLEAILRLNRAHDWESFREALRYWPGPVLNFVYADREGHIGYQMAGRIPIRRRGHGLVPVPGWSGEYDWIGEIPFEALPSVFDPPEGMLVTANHRIVGSRYPYFISAEWMPDHRARRIRERLESTPRLTAADCLTIQADVVSLAAREWKPWLAQVEPADEEEAWLLAQVRAWDGRMDPGGVAPTIVAAVEWMLLRQLLKPRLGSTWRRYLGEPLNAFLPGQSFYRTAPHALREILRRGDPFWLGERPAVAWVSEAFREAVRWLRGRLGKNPARWTWGRVHRVTLRHVLGQAPVLAPFFNRGPFPLGGDGDTPLQAGFQGNQFGGPLGALPSWRFVADLQDWDRCLAVLPGGQGGSPASPYYFDQFALWHEGRARPMFWRRETVRAHTCRMWRMEPPGSGRIRK, from the coding sequence ATGGCTCGTTCCCGTCTCTTCCGCCTGGATGGGCTTCAGGCTCCGGTGGAGATCCGGTTCGATGAATGGGGGATCCCCCATATCGAGGCGCGCACGCTGCTCGATCTCTTCTTCGCGCAGGGCTTTGTCCACGGGCGCGATCGAGGGTGGCAGATGCGGTTCAACCGCCTGGTCGCGCTGGGCCGCCTGAGCGAGGTCTTCGGCCCCATGGGGCTGGAGATGGACCGCTTCGCCCGGGGGATCGGATGGGCGGAGCACGCGCGGGCCGGGCTGCAGCGGCTTCCGGCGGATCCGCGAAGACTCCTCGAGGCGTATGCGGCGGGGGTTACGGCGGCCTTCCGCGGTGGCCCTGCCGGACCCGAGGACCGGCTGATCCCGCTTCCGGATTTCCCGTGGGCTCCGGAGCACAGCGCGGCCTGGGGGCTGATGATCGCCTGGTCCCTCTCCTGGAACTGGGACAGCGAGCTGTGCCGGGTGGCCATGGCCCGGGCCCTGGGGGAGCGGGCGGCGGATCTGGAGCCGGAAGCGATCTTCGGCGAGACCGCCCTCTTCCCCGAAACCATGGGCATCGAACCCATGGCGGAACGGCTGCTCGGGATGTATGCGGCCCTGGCCCGCTGGCTCGGCCCCCGCGAGGGGATCGGCAGCAACAACTGGGTGGTGGCAGGGTCCCGAACGGCCACCGGGTTTCCGATCCTCGCCAACGATCCCCATCTTCCCCTTTCCCTGCCCAGCATCTGGTATGAGCAGCATCTCGTCTGCGAGCCGGAAGGGTTCGCGGTCGCCGGGGTGACGGCGCCCGGCCTGCCCGGGGTGGTGCTGGGGCACAACCATGCCATCGCGTGGGGAGCGACCGCCGTCATCGCCGACACCCAGGACTGGTTCATCGAGCGCTTCGATCCGGAGGATCCGCTGCGCTACGAGACGCCGGACGGATGGGCCCGGGTGGAGGTCCGGGAGATCGAGATCCGGGTCCGGGGGAAGCGCGCGCCGGAGCGGTTCTGCGTGCGGGTCACCCGTCACGGCCCGGTGCTGACCGATGGGCTCCCCGAATATGAGCCGGGGGGGATCCCATGGCCCCAGCTCGGCCTGGCCCTGGCCTGGGCCGGGGCTCAGGCGGAGACGTGGCTGGAAGCCATCCTCCGGCTGAACCGGGCGCATGACTGGGAATCCTTCCGGGAAGCGCTGCGATACTGGCCGGGGCCGGTGCTCAATTTCGTCTATGCCGATCGGGAGGGTCACATCGGCTATCAGATGGCCGGCCGGATCCCCATCCGGCGCCGCGGCCATGGCCTGGTTCCCGTCCCGGGCTGGAGCGGGGAATACGACTGGATCGGGGAGATCCCCTTTGAGGCGTTGCCCTCGGTTTTCGATCCGCCGGAGGGGATGCTGGTGACCGCCAACCATCGCATCGTCGGATCCCGCTATCCGTATTTCATCAGCGCGGAGTGGATGCCGGATCATCGGGCGCGGCGGATCCGCGAGCGGCTGGAATCCACGCCCCGCCTGACCGCTGCCGATTGTCTGACGATCCAGGCGGATGTGGTTTCGCTGGCCGCGCGGGAGTGGAAGCCGTGGCTGGCGCAGGTGGAACCGGCGGACGAGGAGGAGGCGTGGCTGCTGGCGCAGGTCCGGGCATGGGATGGGCGGATGGATCCCGGGGGGGTGGCGCCGACGATCGTGGCCGCGGTGGAGTGGATGCTGTTGCGCCAGCTCCTGAAGCCCCGGCTCGGGTCGACGTGGCGCCGATATCTGGGGGAACCGCTCAACGCCTTTCTGCCCGGTCAGTCCTTCTATCGCACCGCTCCTCATGCGCTCCGGGAGATCCTCCGACGCGGGGATCCCTTCTGGCTGGGGGAGCGCCCCGCTGTGGCCTGGGTATCGGAGGCGTTCCGGGAAGCGGTTCGGTGGTTGCGGGGGCGTCTGGGGAAGAACCCCGCTCGATGGACCTGGGGGCGGGTCCATCGGGTGACCCTCCGGCACGTGCTGGGCCAGGCTCCTGTGCTGGCGCCGTTCTTCAATCGAGGGCCCTTCCCGCTGGGCGGCGATGGCGACACGCCGCTGCAGGCGGGCTTTCAGGGGAACCAGTTCGGCGGGCCGCTGGGGGCGCTCCCCTCGTGGCGGTTTGTGGCCGATCTCCAGGACTGGGACCGCTGCCTGGCCGTGCTCCCGGGGGGTCAGGGTGGTTCTCCTGCTTCCCCTTATTATTTCGATCAGTTCGCTTTATGGCATGAGGGGCGGGCACGGCCGATGTTCTGGCGCCGGGAGACTGTTCGCGCCCACACCTGCCGGATGTGGCGGATGGAGCCGCCAGGATCGGGAAGGATCCGCAAATGA
- a CDS encoding acyl-CoA carboxylase subunit beta — MRIEIMEDRLEQLRRLRAEAQRGGGPERIAQQHAKGKLTARERLELLLDKGSFREVDPFVTTRVTDFGLAERRYLGDGVVTGWGTIDGRLVYVYAQDFTVLGGSLGEGHARKIVKIMDMAMKNGAPIIGLNDSGGARIQEGVLSLGGYADIFLRNVMLSGVVPQISAILGPCAGGAVYSPALTDFIFMVRGTSYMFITGPDVVKAVTHEEVTFEQLGGADVHTTISGVAHFAADTEADLFYMIRKLLSYLPSNNMEDPPYVPNSDDPLRTEERLNTLIPDDPTRPYDIKEVIRLIVDNGEFFEVQPDYAPNIVIGFARLGGHSVGIVANQPAVLAGVLDIKASEKAARFVRFCDAFNIPIITFEDVPGFMPGVAQEHGGIIKAGAKLLYAYAEATVPKITVITRKAYGGAYCVMNSRHLRADLVLAWPTAELAVMGPEGAVNIIFRREIAEAADPEARRAELVTEYRARFANPYVAASYGFVDDVIEPKETRPRLINALEMLQNKRDQNPPKKHGNIPL; from the coding sequence ATGCGAATCGAGATTATGGAAGACCGGCTGGAGCAGTTGCGGCGTTTGCGGGCGGAAGCTCAGCGGGGCGGAGGGCCGGAGCGGATCGCCCAGCAGCACGCCAAAGGCAAGCTCACGGCCCGTGAGCGCCTGGAGCTTCTGCTGGACAAGGGATCCTTCCGCGAGGTGGATCCCTTCGTCACCACCCGGGTCACCGACTTCGGGCTGGCGGAGCGCCGCTACCTGGGGGATGGGGTGGTGACCGGGTGGGGCACCATCGACGGGCGCCTGGTTTACGTCTACGCCCAGGACTTCACGGTCCTGGGAGGGAGCCTGGGGGAGGGCCATGCCCGGAAGATCGTGAAGATCATGGACATGGCGATGAAGAACGGGGCGCCCATCATCGGCCTCAACGACTCCGGCGGCGCCCGGATCCAGGAGGGGGTCCTCTCCCTCGGGGGCTACGCCGACATCTTCCTGCGCAACGTTATGCTCTCCGGCGTGGTGCCGCAGATCAGCGCCATCCTGGGGCCGTGCGCCGGGGGGGCTGTCTACTCCCCTGCCCTCACGGATTTCATTTTTATGGTCCGCGGGACCAGCTATATGTTCATCACAGGCCCTGATGTGGTGAAGGCCGTCACCCACGAGGAAGTCACCTTCGAGCAGCTGGGCGGAGCGGACGTCCATACGACCATCAGCGGCGTGGCCCACTTCGCCGCCGATACCGAGGCGGACCTCTTTTATATGATCCGCAAGCTCCTTTCGTATCTCCCCTCGAACAACATGGAGGACCCTCCGTATGTGCCCAACAGCGATGACCCCCTGCGCACCGAGGAGCGCCTCAACACCCTCATCCCCGATGATCCCACCCGACCCTACGACATTAAGGAAGTGATCCGGCTGATCGTGGACAACGGGGAGTTCTTCGAGGTCCAGCCGGATTATGCCCCTAACATCGTCATCGGCTTCGCCCGGCTGGGCGGGCACAGCGTGGGGATCGTGGCCAACCAGCCGGCGGTGCTGGCGGGGGTGCTGGACATTAAAGCCAGCGAGAAGGCGGCCCGCTTCGTTCGCTTCTGTGACGCCTTCAACATCCCGATCATCACCTTTGAAGACGTTCCCGGCTTTATGCCGGGGGTCGCTCAGGAGCACGGCGGCATCATCAAAGCCGGGGCCAAACTCCTTTACGCCTACGCCGAGGCCACCGTCCCCAAGATCACGGTGATCACCCGCAAGGCTTACGGCGGCGCCTACTGCGTGATGAACTCCCGGCATCTGCGGGCGGACCTGGTGCTGGCCTGGCCCACGGCCGAGCTGGCGGTGATGGGGCCGGAGGGCGCGGTCAACATCATCTTCCGGCGGGAGATCGCCGAGGCCGCGGACCCCGAGGCCCGGCGGGCCGAGCTGGTGACGGAGTATCGGGCCCGTTTCGCCAACCCCTACGTGGCTGCCTCTTACGGCTTCGTGGACGACGTCATCGAGCCGAAGGAGACCCGCCCCCGCCTGATCAACGCCCTGGAGATGCTCCAGAACAAGCGGGACCAGAACCCGCCCAAGAAGCACGGGAACATCCCGCTATGA
- the accC gene encoding acetyl-CoA carboxylase biotin carboxylase subunit produces the protein MFRKVLIANRGEIAVRIIRACRELGIRTVAVFSEVDRNALHVRYADEAYCIGPAPARESYLRIDKIIDVARQAGADAIHPGYGFLAERPDFAEACEEAGIVFIGPPPRAIGAMGDKATARKMAKALGIPIVPGTDGGLSDEDLMEAARRIGFPILIKASAGGGGKGMRIVRSLEEMPDALAAARREAMAAFGDDDVYLEKLVEGARHVEIQILADQHGNVIHLGERECSIQRRHQKLIEESPSPIVDEDMRQRMGEVAVRIAQAIGYVNAGTVEFLVDKDRNFYFIEMNTRLQVEHPVTEMVTGVDIVKEQIRIARGRKLRYRQEDIHQSGWAIECRITAEDPFNHFMPSTGRIVTLAEPTGPGVRVDSGVYEGCEITPYYDSLIAKVITWGETRGEAILRMRRALEEFRIIGIQTVIPFHQAILNSTRFLAGHFDTKFVEERFAMDEETPPELEEVAAIIATLVAHRRGQAAAHVARRAGRAINAWKWAGRWEQLQRSG, from the coding sequence ATGTTCCGCAAAGTCCTGATCGCCAACCGGGGCGAGATCGCCGTGCGGATCATCCGGGCCTGCCGCGAGCTGGGCATCCGCACTGTGGCCGTGTTCTCCGAAGTGGACCGGAACGCCCTGCACGTGCGGTATGCCGATGAAGCCTACTGCATCGGGCCGGCCCCGGCCCGCGAAAGCTACCTGCGCATCGATAAGATCATCGACGTCGCCCGCCAGGCGGGCGCCGACGCCATCCATCCGGGCTACGGGTTCCTGGCGGAACGGCCGGATTTCGCCGAGGCCTGCGAGGAAGCCGGCATCGTCTTCATCGGCCCACCTCCCCGGGCCATCGGGGCCATGGGCGACAAGGCCACCGCCCGCAAAATGGCCAAAGCCCTGGGGATCCCTATTGTCCCCGGCACCGACGGCGGGCTCTCGGATGAAGACCTGATGGAGGCCGCCCGGCGCATTGGCTTCCCCATTCTGATCAAGGCCTCCGCCGGCGGCGGCGGCAAGGGCATGCGGATCGTCCGCTCCCTGGAGGAGATGCCGGACGCCCTGGCGGCGGCCCGCCGCGAGGCCATGGCGGCCTTCGGGGACGACGACGTTTACCTGGAGAAGCTGGTCGAGGGCGCCCGCCACGTGGAGATCCAGATCCTGGCCGATCAGCATGGCAACGTCATCCATCTGGGGGAACGGGAGTGCTCCATCCAGCGCCGCCACCAGAAGCTCATCGAGGAATCCCCTTCCCCCATCGTCGACGAGGACATGCGCCAGCGTATGGGGGAGGTGGCCGTGCGCATCGCCCAGGCCATCGGCTACGTGAACGCGGGCACGGTGGAGTTCCTGGTGGACAAGGATCGCAATTTCTACTTCATCGAGATGAACACCCGCCTCCAGGTGGAGCATCCGGTGACCGAGATGGTGACCGGGGTGGACATCGTCAAGGAGCAGATCCGCATCGCCCGGGGACGGAAGCTGCGCTATCGACAGGAAGACATCCATCAGTCCGGCTGGGCCATCGAGTGCCGCATCACCGCCGAGGATCCCTTCAACCACTTCATGCCGTCCACGGGCCGCATCGTCACCCTGGCCGAGCCCACCGGGCCCGGGGTGCGGGTGGACAGCGGGGTCTACGAAGGGTGCGAGATCACGCCGTATTATGACTCTCTCATCGCCAAGGTGATCACCTGGGGGGAAACCCGGGGCGAGGCCATCCTGCGGATGCGGCGGGCCCTGGAGGAGTTCCGCATCATCGGCATCCAGACCGTCATCCCCTTCCACCAGGCGATCCTGAACAGCACCCGCTTCCTGGCCGGCCACTTCGACACCAAGTTCGTGGAAGAGCGCTTCGCCATGGACGAGGAGACGCCGCCCGAGCTGGAGGAGGTGGCGGCCATCATCGCCACCCTGGTCGCCCATCGCCGGGGCCAGGCGGCGGCCCACGTGGCCCGACGGGCCGGGCGGGCGATCAACGCATGGAAATGGGCCGGGCGCTGGGAGCAGCTTCAGAGGAGCGGATGA
- a CDS encoding acetyl-CoA carboxylase biotin carboxyl carrier protein subunit: MKYVATLNDKTFTIEINHENRILFEGVERAVDFRLIDQQHVYSLLLDNASYEALVEEREGEYWVFLRGYLFAVRVEDERERRLREASGERHGPAGEVAVKAPMPGLIVAVPVQEGQPVRKGEKLVLLESMKMQNEIRAPRDGTVKSIRVKPGQSVEQNQILVILS; this comes from the coding sequence ATGAAATACGTCGCCACCCTCAACGATAAAACGTTCACCATCGAAATCAATCACGAGAATCGGATCCTGTTCGAGGGCGTCGAGCGGGCCGTGGATTTCCGCTTGATCGACCAGCAGCATGTCTACTCCCTGCTTCTGGATAACGCCTCTTACGAGGCCCTCGTGGAGGAACGGGAAGGAGAATACTGGGTCTTCCTCCGCGGCTACCTCTTCGCCGTACGCGTGGAGGATGAGCGGGAGCGGCGGCTGCGGGAGGCTTCGGGGGAGCGCCACGGGCCAGCCGGGGAGGTCGCCGTCAAGGCCCCCATGCCCGGCCTCATCGTCGCTGTGCCCGTTCAGGAAGGCCAGCCCGTCCGCAAGGGAGAGAAACTGGTCCTCCTGGAATCCATGAAAATGCAGAACGAGATCCGGGCTCCCCGCGATGGCACCGTGAAGTCCATCCGGGTGAAGCCCGGCCAGAGCGTGGAGCAGAACCAGATCCTGGTGATCCTGAGCTAA
- a CDS encoding methylmalonyl-CoA mutase family protein: MAIGTSIPVQEIREAQQRWQEAIREAPQRRPRFETPSGIPLEPLYTPADVEVDYLQDLGFPGEFPFTRGIYRTMYRGRLWTMRQYAGYATAEESNRRYRYLLAQGQTGLSVAFDLPTQLGYDADHPLAHGEVGRVGVSICSLDDMRRLLEGIPLDRVSLSMTINAPAAILLAMVLALAREQGVDWKRLRGTVQNDILKEYVARGLYIFPPEPSMRLTVDVMAFCHRHVPGWNPISISGYHIREAGATAVQEVAFTFAHALEYVRAAARAGLSIDDIGPQLSFFFNAHNHFLEEVAKFRAARRLWARLARDRLRATRPEAMMLRFHVQTGGSTLTAQQPENNIIRVTLQALAAILGGCQSLHTNAMDEALWLPTEKSARIALRTQQILAYESGVADTIDPLAGSYVIEYLTTEIEKRALEEIDHIEAMGGALRAIESGYIQRAIAESAYRTQQAIESGEQIIVGVNAFQVEEEPSDLERLKVDPTIEEAQKARLQELRARRDAERASALLSRIEAAARQPDEPLMPLFVEAVAAGVTLGEICGILRQVWGEYRPPEVL, translated from the coding sequence ATGGCGATCGGGACCTCGATCCCGGTGCAGGAGATCCGGGAAGCGCAGCAACGATGGCAGGAGGCCATTCGGGAGGCCCCTCAGCGTCGCCCCCGCTTCGAGACCCCTTCGGGCATCCCCCTGGAGCCCCTTTACACCCCCGCGGATGTCGAGGTCGACTACCTGCAGGATCTGGGCTTCCCGGGGGAGTTTCCCTTCACCCGCGGGATCTACCGGACCATGTATCGGGGCCGCCTGTGGACCATGCGACAATACGCCGGCTACGCTACCGCCGAGGAGTCCAACCGACGCTATCGCTACCTGCTGGCCCAGGGCCAGACCGGCCTCTCCGTCGCCTTCGATCTCCCCACCCAGCTGGGCTATGACGCCGATCACCCGCTGGCCCACGGGGAGGTCGGCCGGGTTGGGGTGAGCATTTGCTCCCTCGACGATATGCGGCGCCTCCTGGAGGGCATCCCCCTGGATCGGGTGAGCCTCTCGATGACCATCAACGCCCCCGCGGCCATCCTCCTGGCCATGGTCCTCGCCCTGGCCCGGGAACAGGGGGTGGACTGGAAACGGCTGCGAGGCACCGTTCAAAACGACATCCTCAAGGAATACGTGGCCCGTGGCCTTTACATCTTCCCGCCGGAGCCCTCCATGCGGCTCACCGTGGATGTCATGGCCTTCTGTCATCGCCACGTGCCCGGCTGGAACCCCATCAGCATCAGCGGCTATCACATCCGGGAGGCAGGGGCCACCGCGGTGCAGGAGGTGGCCTTCACCTTCGCCCACGCCCTGGAGTATGTCCGGGCGGCCGCCCGGGCCGGCCTCTCCATCGACGACATCGGGCCCCAGCTCTCCTTCTTTTTCAACGCCCACAACCATTTCCTGGAGGAAGTGGCCAAGTTCCGCGCCGCCCGCCGCCTCTGGGCCCGGCTGGCTCGGGATCGCCTCAGGGCCACCCGCCCCGAGGCCATGATGCTCCGCTTTCACGTCCAGACCGGCGGCAGCACCCTCACCGCCCAGCAGCCGGAGAACAACATCATCCGGGTCACCCTCCAGGCCCTGGCCGCCATCCTGGGCGGCTGCCAGTCCCTCCACACCAACGCCATGGATGAAGCCCTCTGGCTGCCCACCGAGAAATCCGCACGGATCGCCCTGCGCACCCAGCAGATCCTGGCCTATGAATCCGGCGTGGCCGACACCATCGATCCCCTGGCGGGCAGCTACGTCATCGAATACCTGACGACCGAGATCGAGAAGCGGGCCTTGGAGGAAATCGACCACATCGAGGCCATGGGCGGGGCGCTGCGGGCCATCGAGTCCGGATATATCCAGCGGGCCATCGCCGAATCCGCCTACCGGACCCAGCAGGCCATCGAGTCGGGCGAGCAGATCATCGTCGGGGTGAACGCTTTCCAGGTGGAGGAAGAACCCTCCGATCTGGAACGGTTGAAAGTGGACCCCACCATCGAGGAAGCCCAGAAGGCGCGGCTGCAGGAGCTGCGGGCCCGACGGGATGCCGAGCGGGCCTCGGCCCTTCTGAGCCGCATCGAAGCGGCGGCCCGCCAGCCCGACGAGCCCCTCATGCCGCTGTTCGTGGAGGCGGTGGCCGCGGGCGTCACCCTGGGGGAGATCTGCGGGATCCTGCGCCAGGTGTGGGGGGAATACCGTCCGCCCGAGGTCCTATAA
- a CDS encoding DUF1801 domain-containing protein, whose product MKKKPRAARKAVAGEAPEGFTEEERAAMRELARERKAAARRGSRADEERAVREKIQGMPEPDRTMAMRLHAIIRASAPVLVPRLWYGMPAYAWNGKVVCFFQPAHKFHTRYATLGFTDAAHLDEGAMWPVAFALKALTVAEEEKIAALVRRAVS is encoded by the coding sequence ATGAAGAAAAAACCGCGCGCCGCCCGGAAGGCCGTAGCGGGCGAGGCGCCCGAGGGGTTCACGGAGGAGGAGCGAGCCGCCATGCGGGAGCTCGCCCGGGAGCGGAAGGCCGCCGCGCGTCGCGGATCCCGGGCGGATGAGGAGAGGGCGGTGCGGGAGAAGATCCAGGGGATGCCCGAACCCGACCGCACGATGGCCATGCGGCTCCACGCGATCATCCGGGCCAGCGCGCCGGTCCTCGTGCCGAGGCTCTGGTATGGGATGCCCGCCTACGCCTGGAACGGCAAGGTGGTCTGCTTCTTCCAGCCGGCGCACAAGTTCCACACCCGGTATGCCACGCTCGGGTTCACCGATGCCGCGCATCTCGATGAGGGCGCGATGTGGCCGGTGGCCTTCGCGCTGAAAGCGCTGACGGTCGCCGAAGAGGAAAAGATCGCCGCCCTCGTGAGGAGAGCGGTGAGCTGA